The Desulfobacterales bacterium genome contains a region encoding:
- a CDS encoding archease, which translates to MAPEQTCRVRKYKLIDHTADFGIQVFGSNPKALFTNAAYALSDLLTDINFLNGQNKRQITVTGSDWPDLMVNWLRELLYLWAGNELLVKSAKVQKITASEINAILYHDDYDPGRHVIKNEIKAVTYHQIQVAPCPSGWEARIIFDV; encoded by the coding sequence ATGGCTCCGGAACAAACCTGTAGAGTAAGAAAATACAAGCTGATAGATCACACCGCCGATTTCGGCATCCAGGTTTTCGGCTCTAACCCCAAGGCATTATTTACAAATGCCGCCTATGCCCTATCTGATTTGTTGACCGATATCAACTTCCTCAATGGACAAAACAAAAGGCAAATCACCGTAACCGGTTCTGACTGGCCCGATTTAATGGTTAACTGGCTCCGGGAGCTTTTGTATCTCTGGGCCGGTAACGAACTTTTGGTGAAGTCGGCAAAGGTTCAAAAAATTACCGCATCCGAAATCAACGCAATCCTTTACCATGACGATTATGATCCGGGCCGGCATGTTATTAAGAATGAAATCAAGGCAGTCACTTACCACCAGATTCAAGTGGCACCATGCCCCAGCGGCTGGGAGGCCCGCATAATCTTTGACGTATAA
- a CDS encoding EVE domain-containing protein produces VTREAYPDPTSKEPGWLTCNFRPVKTLTCPITLTEIKANPALSKLPLIRQSRLAVMPVTPKEFEEILVISSEKG; encoded by the coding sequence AGGTGACCCGGGAAGCCTATCCTGATCCCACAAGCAAGGAACCCGGTTGGCTTACCTGCAATTTCAGGCCGGTGAAAACTCTAACTTGTCCAATCACTCTGACGGAAATCAAAGCAAACCCAGCTTTGTCGAAACTCCCCCTCATACGCCAATCCCGGCTTGCTGTAATGCCGGTAACGCCTAAAGAGTTTGAGGAGATACTAGTCATTAGTTCAGAAAAAGGGTGA